The segment AATCATGTAAGAAGACTCATCTGTGGTTTTACCTATCTGATGTACCTGCAAACATTGGATTAAATTTCTTAATAAGGAGAACGATGTGTGAAAGAATTAAATAAGATTACTTCGTGTAATCTTTCACATATTTTCGACATATAATGTATATTGTATGTGTATACATTATGTTACATGATAACAAGCTGTATTGTTATTGATTACCTCTAACTCATGACCAGTGAAATGTGCTCTCAACTGATATAAATATGTCATCACAGCTAACTTGTCAGGTACAGTTAATATATCCATATCTGCTGGTTCTATAACTCTAGGTATACCAAGGGCTTCACCAGCGTCAAATGCTTTCTTACAGTTACCTTTCACATCATGTGGTAATAGCGAGTCTATGTCTCTGCAATGTTTTATTTAAGAGAAACAAGTGAATATACGTCgacaatttataaatagaaCAAATAAATAAGATATTTGACAAGCTGCCAGACTGATTAACTGCAACCTTAGTGTACCTTTGTTTTCTATAGGAAATATAGAAATAGTTCGTTCACCAATTTTTACTATCAAACATATcaattatatatactatatatatatttatatagagaATATTGCTATAACTCTACGTACATAAGATCCGGTCTAAAATGATGTATGATTGCACAAAATGCCATTCCATTTCTCCACGATGTCGTAAGATTAGTAACTTTGACACCAGGATAATCTTTAGTTACATCCTTACACCATTCCAATAAATCCTGGCCTGGTGTAATCTCTTTTAATCTAGGAATAGTAACATCGTTCCTTGTTAGTTCTAATGGTTGTAACGGTAATCTCAGTGTAATGTGTTCAATGTTTTTACTACAAACAAATGACAGGTTTGTTAGAAACTGTATCGGAAAATGTTGATGGTATTAACATTAGTGTTAGTTGTACAGTCCACACGATCGAAACATAGGATTTTCAACATACTCATTTTCAACGGCAACACTATCTTTCAACAATGATTTATCTTTAAAGGAATCAACAATGCCTGTTAGACTAATATCACGAATGAAGTGGTCATTGTCATTCACAGGTGTAGTATTGTCCTTCGATAAACTTGCCACTGTTAAACggacaacaatattattatattagccTCCACATGTGCGAACATACTCTTACTACAGCCTTACCACTTATTGGAGTGCTAGGTAATTCGCTTTCAGTAAGACTACTAGTCATTAAATCGAGTTGCGCTGAAATATCTAGAATCTCGTCGAGATTTTTCACAGATACTTCCTCGACGTCCTCAGGTATATCCTCGTTATCAAAATCGTCTAACGGTGCTATGTCGCTATTATTATTCACTGACATTAAACTAGCCATACTCTGCATGTCCTCGTCTCTGATAAAAGAAATCATGATATTAAATGTAAAGTATACCTCGTCGATCCTAcatcaaatttcaaattttgagaTCATCTTACGTCGCTTTGCCTTCTCTCAAAAAGACACAAGATAAAGTACATTCTAATGAAGCACTGACAATCTTTTTCGACGTCGGCTTCAAATCTAATTTAAGTTGTTGTTGACTAGATTCCAAAGTCGCATACTTTTTCATATTAATATTCGTGGCAGCCACGTGCCGCCTTTTACCAGTCGGGGAAACCTATTGCATATAATATTGATGTGAGTGTTATTCAAATACTTTGTGCATCTAAAATCCAGGGCTTGGaaacagttatgatatcggtttcaGTCTTTGTTTCAGTTCTAGGACTGTTATTCTTTCGGTCCAATATTTTCAAGCCCTGCTAAAATCTCATACAAGCCCTGTCTCTTACATCCTCGATTACGAATGTCCAATCTTTATCTTCTAACTCGTGAGTTCTCGGATCTTTGAACAAAGTTACAGACACTGCATGATTGTCAGGAACAGCCCAACTAATGATACCTTTTAGCGGGTCACTTAAATTCGGTTCCCAATCTAAAGGTTCTGAAGTTACTCTTCGACTACGTCTTGTCCACACGACACTTAGTTTATTCGGTTTCCTAAATGTAGAAATTATTACAAGTGACATACGCACTGTTGTACCACAATCATATAAACTTATTTGTTGTGATACAACAAACAGAGAAGCTTGAATATTTTATAGGGCACCCTGTACTTGATCATATTTGAGTTTGATCAAATTCGAATATGCTACAGATCTCgatattttgaacaaatttttcctGTACATATAATAGGCGgtctatttttgttttatagatatttgcaaaaaactgttAATTCCAGTGAATTCGGCCATTTTAAACGAATTTTGGTTAGGTCCGGATTAGGTTGGGGTGGTGGCGGGTGCAGGGAGAGGGGTTCCGTCCCTCCCCGCCCTAAAACACGTGTTCCGTCGATTAAAGAGGGTAGGAATCGCTATAGTGAGTGTCCGTAGTTTAACCCTTtagaaaaataaacatttcttccgacctagaatatttccattctaaaTGATTCTTTAAATTTGGTGAATACGAAATTGATaaaatacctcatgcaatactgaaatgtttaataattgattggaTACAAACATATccgataatgtaaacaatattttaaataatggcacagcaatttttagtagcgcctcagagtcaccgctCTTGATTTCGACAACAATACCACTTTACAAGAATTTACAAGGATTTTcaagaaatattttttcaaacatcTAAAACAAACTAAAACAGACCGCTTATTATGTGTACAGGAAGAAATTCGACAAATTTaccatattaaaaattaataacactttttgtattgttttgtattatatgttttaataattgtttGCACTAAATTGTACTATACTGCAAATAGTAAATAGATGAGAAAGATTTCTGTTCGACAATAATTGACTGTCACGTAAATTAGAACATTATCTTCGAACGTGTTAAAAGACTTGTATGTATATAAGCGTTTCGCTTATTTTATTATGACATACCtccattttgtataaaattaagaAGGAAAATACTGAGGGAAAACATACCATTttgttgttgtttctaaagTGACTTCGTGATATGACACAGTGAACTGAAACTTTGCAGCTCTCTTGTTTACACGCTGCAGTCGTTTCCAAACAGAACTCATTTTTCAGCCGTAGTTTCCTCAAGAATTTGTTAAACGACGTTCAGCTTTATAATTACTTGTAGACGCTACTAATGTTATGCAACATTTTGTATAGAAATTACGCACACTAGGAGAGATCAGCTGTTTACGTCGAGGAATAATACAGATACTTCTTTTTGTCGTGCACGATTTAAGAACTAGAAGTCCAAGGTCCTTCAATCATTCATGCATCTGACATTTCTGGCTGCACCAATACATATAATGTAACCGAGAATCTGTCTTTTTATAGAATCGcaggatttttttcttattGACAATATATCACAAGTTCCATTATCATTTTTATCGTTGCGGTGTCACCTACACAAAATACACCATCCCCGATATCACACCGAAAATATTACGGCCACGAGATCAAAAAGTTTTACAATGAACTCGGACTCGTACCGTGACGAAACCTTTTCTATTTAGTTATTGATCTTGTATCACATGATTACAAGATAGGAAACTCGCTTCAAGTTATAGTCGCTGAATTTGACGAAACGGCGCATGCGAAACACCGCGCAATGGAAACCTTAGACTATATAAATTCATAGACACGGCATGTGTATATATAATCCATATAAtcagtatataatatatatagcagagagagagagagagagataacatGTTTTGTTCGAAGATTACAATGTAATCATTACGTGTCATTACATCGTTTACCAGATGACGGTtgtgggcaaagtgctatagTCTAAGACTTATAGTCAGGTCAGAACACGAATGACGTCACGTAGCTATAATGTAGTCTGTCCCAGACCAGATAGTGACGTCACGATTCGGGCTGAGGTGGGGGTGGGGATCCTATCATTGCCTATCATTGAATTGGTTTGAACAGAGAGGATATgaaatgtttgaatctatatTGTCATTTTATTGCTTCCAGGGCATCAATCTTTTTTGTGAAAGACATTACAGActttcaatattatttatatacaccAGTCATATCATAACTATATAATATCAATTAACGaacttattataataaattgatcagtatttatttacaaatatatacagtataaatatatatacacatcAATTTTGAATGAGGAAGTTTTCAGTCAGTCTTATATAAtaaaactacataatataaataaatatatttcagaTAAATAAAAGTATGATATTAAGTTTATCTTTATAAAGAAGTAAAGAGACTTGTAAGAAGCCTCTTTTGTCGCCTTTAACGCAtccataaaaaattaattaaaaacttcCTCTTGTTAAAATTCATAGTTTCAACGCATTAGCTTTAATCGATATAAAATTAgttgttttattttaaaaaaacacaataatcaatatactttaacgaattttctacaAAGTTCCTAAGTATTATTTCATCTATCAGATTTTCTCGACTTCTCCATATCGCGTATACACTGTTTCAAGGTAATATAACTGGTATTTATAAtctgtgtaaatgaaatatatatcgcattgttttataaaatttaatcatcCGTTTTTGTCATAGTTCGTTTTTAcatttcgagtgtcaaaactaacaatttaagtaaAATGAACTGAACATTATTTGCATGTAACATTAAACTTCGCAACTTACATTCGTGTTGCAAAatgttttatgaaatttaaagaAGTTTAGAAGGTGATctaataaagaaattatcgtatgcattttgcaATGAGAAATATTCGACAATGTAAATCTTCTAAACCAATTTTCTTAAGTATTAACATATATCAAATGTCTTATTATGTGCTAACTTtccctttataaaaattgtgtatcatacatacatgtatacagATGTAAAAAAATCTTAGTTGTAAAGCTTGTTAGTCTACATATGTTTGTGTTGCACATGATAAACattctaatatacatatatatatgaacTAAATTAGGTATATTAAACAATTACAAAACATAAAGCTAATTACACTCTtagtaattaaaaatatttgtacctgcataaatatatataagtataatatacatataatctgcACAATTCGATGAACACTATTCTCTATAAACTAGCACTAATGAAAATATGTATCGAAGTATATAACAGTTGTTTAAATTCTAACATTTACGACTACTATACACATGTATACATCGAAATAAAGTACTAGAATATGAGCACTTTTAAGCagtagaaaatattaaaaattatcaaaTATACTACTTCTGAActaatttgaacaaaatatctGTTATCGTTGATAGGatagatataaaaatataaaaatttacagCTGTCTaagcatatacatataataagacTATTCGATTAATGTAAATTACACAATTCTAATGTGCCCATGATAGTCTAAATGAAAATTCGTATTTATCGAGTGAACGCATGTACAACTGTTTTACATTTAATGATATATGAAAATTTCTGTCCCTAATGTTACTAACACAGTAACTATGTGTCGTAATCTTCGTCAAGATTGGCAGTATGAGCAAAATTTGATGTTGGCGGATTGCTTGCACTGACACTGGATGTGTTTGTACTCAAATTCATAGGATTCACTTCGGTATAAAAATTTGGTTGACTAATTTGAAACGATGTAGGCACAGATATCTGAAATTCTGGAACCTGAGAAACAGATGTATTCGTAACGATTTGGTCCACAGTGCCAGAATTATGCATTCCTGTTCCTCCGTTATCATTTGAGTATTTCTGTTCAACTTTTACTTCAGCTGTTAAACCCATGTGTTGCTTTTGAAATCTATAAAAATACGATGATGCATTTAAAATGTCAACTGACTTAATTATTCTAATCAATACCTACTCTACTTCGTAATGTCTCAACATTGGATTAGAAGCAGATGTATTCGATGTATTTGAAATTATTGGAGCGGGTGTTAATGGCGGCGTAGGTACTTCGTCGTCAGGCCCTGAAATATCTGGCAATGACTTCACTAAgtcttttaaaaaatcaaagcgGCTTTCCGACAGGATGCATTGTttcctataaataaatataagcgTAAATGTATAATGTTGCAGTTAAAGTTTCTTATATCGTTATACGTACATGTGAGACGGGCTCAAAGTTTTGGCATTCTTGGCATTAGTAATTTGCATAGTTTTGGTAAGTAATGAATGTACAAACAACTCTAATGTCCTAGGTATATATGCATAGTTAAGGAATTTTGAACTGAAAGCTAATATGCAGTGGGTGTATAAAGTATTCgtcaccttttaaaaacgaataactgtttcaaaattggacccaacggTTTGAGTTTTTTTTGGAAATAGCAAAACTTTTAAGAATCTCCAattttctcatttcttgataatgcaaagacagGGTTCTCCTTCTCATTCCTCAATAATGCAAACATGAAGTATAAAGCtgtgcatgtagctattttcataaagctgcgtccttctaacgtctcagaAAGGTGTaccaatactttttacacccccTGTATATACTTCTGAAAGCATATGAATCGAAATCATCTcttcttaattaattttaaaaggatatAGATTATAATTGGCACCGCCTGTGCAACTTTTCCAACTTCTTCATCGGTCTGCATAATTTTCTTAATTCGTCCCTAATGAAGGAATACAGATTTAGGTTAACCATGTACATTCAAAGCTTTTCGCATAAATACTGATTTATATTCTTTTACTCTTTCATGGTATAAAAAAGCTTGATTGTCAATTGCAGTATTGTTCTCATTAAAATCATAATCGTGTAATGTacgtgaaattttcaatatcttcGTTGAAACACTGTTTCCAAAATATACATGTTATTTTGATACTCACAGCTGGAAAAcgggcattgtattttttctttttacttgGCATTGTCACACGAATATTACTACTTCACACCgcgaataatatatataaataaaatgataaatgaaACTGCGAAAAAAACGCGTTTATGTTGTATTTGCTGCAATTTAAGTGTTCCAAAACTTGACAGACATCTGTAAACTGTATTTTCAATCATTCATAAAACAACGATGTTATGTGTAAAAAAAGTATGGTAAACCGAGTAAAGCCTCCTCGAGAAACAtttatgaaaacaatttttactttttatttattatattatcgaTGGTGATGATTCCACCGATGTTGAAATTTTTCTCTTCCACTGTTCATAGGTGAAGTTGTTACATACATAGTGGCAGCAATGACTAAAGATGTCTCTGATTATTATGTCGTGTTatgtgtataaattaattttgcacaataaaatcattttagGAACAGCAAAGTAGCAAACTAGTCAAAAGTCAGAAGTCAGACTGAGTCAGACTTCGTGACCTCTTGAAGCATCTTGGAAGGAAGTGTCGTCTCGTTTCTGTTTGTTTACTAACAGTATTACAGTCAGTATTAGTTCCTCATGAATAAATGTTATGTTTTGTAACAGTTGGTGACAGTGTTTTcagtatatataaaatataaataatgtttTTACAAATACGGACAGAGAAAACTTATTTTATTCTTAAAACATTCGTGTAAACAGAATTGGAAGAACACCAGAAATATTTCTAACCTATCGCACCGGATTTTAGTACTGTTTACGTatacataataatttgttttataatGGCGAGCACAATTAACAACAGAATCATCGTTTTAATTGATATGGACTGTTTCTTCTGTCAAGTGGAAACGAAACTTCAGCCAGAATACGATGGGAAACCACTTGCTGTTGTACAATATAATCAGTGGCAGTCGGGAGGGTAAAAttctataattattatttttttattttaatatattattattttattttaatcaaaaCTGTGATATGGTTTTAATTAGGATAATTGCAGTTAACTACGAAGCAAGAGAATACGGTGTTACACGACACATGAGGGGCGAAGAAGCAAAGGAAAAATGTCCAGGTTTAATTTTAGCTAGTGTACCATGTCTTCGTGGGAAAGCAGATACTTCAAGGTTCGCCAAAGAATTACAAAAACTTATGTAAACTTATCATTTAAAAATCCATGTCAAAGTGTAGTACCAATTTACAGTCGCACTGTTTTCTGCAAAGTTGTgttacattataatttaattacttcACGACTTCGAAATTTGTTCATttcgttcaattaaattacaatgtaatttataattctgctcttttattcgattaaattataatttctacaAATGCAATTACAAGGTAATTGTGAATTACATGTAAGGATAAGAaccggaaaaagaaaaagattagtATCAGTGATGAATAGATTGCGGATAttgatgcaatttttaatttttgtagatgAATTTCAAGAAAGCGGTATTTAAAGTAGCACAACTCTGATTTTCTGAATTTTCGCACTACCAATTGAACAAtgttttgaaattgttgcattttTCTAACTTTACTACTTAAACAGGTATAGAACCGCTGGTCGTGACGTTATCGAAGTTATGAAGAAACATTGCAGCTTAATCGAACGAGCTAGCGTAGATGAAGCATATTTAGATATTACCAATATCGTTGAGCAAAGAATATCTACAAATTTTCCTACCCCAGAAGAATTAGCAATTCAACTTTCTAATACATTTGTTGTGGGATTTTCAGAAGTTGGAAAGAATGACGAGGGTAAGAGAAAGATTTAAATAcagtaaaatttatatttaatttaatcttACTATTGTAATCTTAGAAGAAAGAAGCAGAGGTCTAAAAAGTTGGATGTCAAATGTTTTTAAAGAACTTGACGACATACAAGCTCAGAAACTTGCTGTAGCTGGTGTAATAGTTGAAGATTTGAGAGCTGATATACTTGCGAAGACAGGATTTAAATGCTCTGCTGGCATAGCACAAAATAAAGTAAGATGATTCATTAATTTTCTTAATAGATTTTTGAATACATGTATTAAACATACATTGTCTTTAGATATTAGCTAAATTAGCATGCGGATTACATAAACCGAATCGCCAAACAATATTACCACCGAGTACTGTATCAACACTTTA is part of the Lasioglossum baleicum chromosome 6, iyLasBale1, whole genome shotgun sequence genome and harbors:
- the Nc2alpha gene encoding negative cofactor 2 alpha isoform X2; the protein is MQTDEEVGKVAQAVPIIISRTLELFVHSLLTKTMQITNAKNAKTLSPSHMKQCILSESRFDFLKDLVKSLPDISGPDDEVPTPPLTPAPIISNTSNTSASNPMLRHYEVEFQKQHMGLTAEVKVEQKYSNDNGGTGMHNSGTVDQIVTNTSVSQVPEFQISVPTSFQISQPNFYTEVNPMNLSTNTSSVSASNPPTSNFAHTANLDEDYDT
- the Nc2alpha gene encoding negative cofactor 2 alpha isoform X1, with product MPSKKKKYNARFPAGRIKKIMQTDEEVGKVAQAVPIIISRTLELFVHSLLTKTMQITNAKNAKTLSPSHMKQCILSESRFDFLKDLVKSLPDISGPDDEVPTPPLTPAPIISNTSNTSASNPMLRHYEVEFQKQHMGLTAEVKVEQKYSNDNGGTGMHNSGTVDQIVTNTSVSQVPEFQISVPTSFQISQPNFYTEVNPMNLSTNTSSVSASNPPTSNFAHTANLDEDYDT